Genomic segment of Populus trichocarpa isolate Nisqually-1 chromosome 12, P.trichocarpa_v4.1, whole genome shotgun sequence:
CTCAGACACAGAAGGATATAAACTAGAAGTGAATCTGGTGAAAAACTTTCATTGCTCATTCATCATGTGCAAGGAATGCAGCTGCATCATTTAGGAGGCCAAAGGCACCActatatgaaataatatttctccCATTAAAATAGCTTAGAAATGTAAAAATAGTAGAATTCAAAACTACTAGTCATAAAAGAAGCTTGTGTATGACCATTTTTATTAGAATGATAAAATGTATAAACTGTAACACCTGTATatatgtgatattgatataaccCTTGTAATTACTTGCAATAAGAGTACAGCGGTCCAGGATAATAGCGATTTCCAAACTAAGTTACAGGTTAATCACTTGGAAAAGACTTCATACCAGGACTCAGCGGAGGTGATGCCTGcagaataaaatggaaaaagcaAGATCAAATTACTTATTAACAGGGTTTGATGAAGATCATAAAAGATTGACAAGAGATCAAAAGTAAACCTTAGAGTTTCTTTTGTTCCGCGTCGAATTTTGCAACGAATTGTGGGGAGCCCAAGGCGCTGGTGAGCTTCATAACGATGGCAACCCGAGAATCCTACAAGTGAGAACAGTGATGATATGAGATGGTGAAGAGAAACACAAGATTTTCATATGAGCATATGAGCACATACCATAGTAAACTCCATCGACCTCAAGCACATCAATCTGCAATGATTATAAAGGATAGTGATGGCACAACGGATTTGAAATTAAGGAAACAAAGCTTCTTTAGAACTCATGCGTTTCGAGTTGCACATATCAAATCTGTTAAGGAATTTCTAGCACTAGATTAATGAGGGGACAAAAGGTCACTTCGATGCgatccatttctttcttttcctcaaGCAACAATTGGAAAGTAAGAAATCCAATGAAGAATGAGTAAGATGCAACTACTCTCATCTTCAAAGGAAAGATACAGCTGTAATGAGACTATCTACCCAGGCCACCAGTTTTGCACTCTTATTTAccataaaattcaatataatgGGCCAAAAATATGAACTCTGCGATTTGTGTGTATTTGCTACATGGTTTCAAGCATGCCAAAAGGTACGAAAACATGTTCAAGATTTCCCGAGTTTCATCTTGCAAATCTTGTTTCGATAAAATCAGCCATTTGATTGTACAGAGAAGTCAGACTTCAAGAGAATAGGTTGCGTTTCATACATATCTGGAACTAGCCTTCAATCTTCCTAGACACACGAAGCAACGACTTGAAGGAGATTGGCCTTTCAttcttgtaaatttatttttagatatcagTCGTATATAGAGTATGATACAGATAAATATGACATGGCCTAAAATctaaacaatacacaaaactcaAACAACTCAAGTTTATTGTTCTCAAAATTCATAACCTTTTCCCctccttttatctttttattgacAGAAAAATACTAGACAAGTAGTGGGGTTTGTTATAAATCAAATCCATCAAAGATTCAAAGATTTACCAGGTTTGTTAAAAGTCAAAACCCAAACAATCATCAAGAAAAACCATAACTATGGGAGACGCCAAAGTACTTAATTTCATTCCTTCATTCATGTTTCACTTGCAAAAAGCTATCACAACCTTTTATATGGAAAAatctagaaaagaaaagtaaaaataggaaaactattccctataaatattaaaaatcgaGAAGCCTAATAATACTAaataggaaaattaaaaaataaaatttctaaaatgaaagaaatctaATCTTCTAAGTCTATATTCTGTCATGTTACTTCACCTAAATGTCACAAAATTTCTACCACTCGTATTCATTTCATCAATATACTTaccaatcaaacaaaaaaaataaaaattgagacaggcaattaatatatatatatataaaaagaatttaagtaTTCAAGTAGCAGCAACCCAGAAACCAAATGAATGCAGCAAGTATATATTACAAAAGACAAAAGATTCTTACAGGTACTTGAAGACCAATTTCTTTGATGCTATCCATGAGTTCTTTCACCTTATTTGGATCATTAGCTCTGGTTCTCATCAATGGCCTCCTTATCTTATCAAGTGGCAACTCTAAGATCACTGGCCCTCCATTTTGTGCTCTAGTACTTGTCCCTGGGACAGCCCCTGAATATTGCAAAAACAACCTCCTCAATCacagaaataaataattcttatatactgagagataaaaaaaattaaaaattctaatgacAGAGATTACCATTTGATGAAGCTGAAATAGAGAAGCCCCTGAAACTGGTTGCTGGCagtctcaaaacaaaatttgccATCTTTTATGTAGCCCACCTTCGCCCATTCCTCCCCTCTGtttctcttttaatattaaccaaataaaattggtGGCTTAGGTTTGTGATGAATTTAGTCCCTctactttcattttcttattattttggtttcctTACTCTTATTTGTATTGATGTCATCCTTCTATTCtctattttgtaattttgttgttgttgtgggaATTTTTACTTTATGGAAATGACTATACGgctttgtaatttaaaatgGTAGCTAGCAGTTGATTATTCCTTTTTATTAGGCGGAAGCACGACACGGAGAGGTGTTGGGCCAGCTTCTTTATGCTGCCAAAGTTGTGGCTGAAAAAGAAGGCATCCTTGATGGATTTCGTGTTGTTATCAACAACGGTCGTCGTGCTTGTAATTAAGTTCACACCTCATTTCTGTAACTTCTAGTCTTTTTTAGTATCTTTTCCATCCATTAATGTGCTGAtagtcctctctctctctctctctctctccaggTCAATCTCTCAATCATTTGCAGTTACATGTCCTGGGTGGAAGATGGATGAAATGGCCACCTTTTCGAAAGATTTGAATAAATTCATCTTGAAGCTTGATAACAccaatttctgtttttttcccatCACTTTCTTGGATTATTTCTATACTCAGATCTGTTAAAGTTGTAAGCTGCAACGACTTCTTTTGATCGTCGAAAGCTTTTTCTCCTCACCTTCTTTAACTTCTGACTAGATGTAGAGGGAAGTTGGGAAAATGGCTGCGTATTCAACTGCTTGTAACCGCTGCATGCTAgaaaatactcttttttttttttttttctagcatgcAGCGGTTACaatactctctcttttttttctatactcAGGTGTttgtttgtgaatttttttttttcaatacttgactttctaatattttaaaagtgactttttaattgtttttatttagctaatacttttttaattactatttattttatttaaaaaaatttataaaattaaatttttattaatttcatcattctttatttttttatattatatttggtttttattatttttattgttatttattttatttaagataatttttaaaaattattttttatataattttatcttcctttaaatttttttcctatcaaattccatactcatttttttttatttttttttaaaattaatatttttttaatttattttttaatattatattgattgagaattgagcatTTTAATTTAGCTTAGGTTTAGAATTTCAAGAGTTTCAAGTTTAGAAGATTAATCTAAATTTAGAAGACTCACCTggatttacttgttttttttaaaaaaaaaactaatatttttttagtttcgtcatttaacaattatttaattgaaaattgaattctataatttttttatttgttttatataagatttctcactaattttaaaaataacacaagttatctcgggtctttttatttgttattctttgttaaatttagtttttttcttaaattgtttttgaattgaattaaattaaattaatttatcaaatataaatatgtaatacacactttatgatattttgtttaattagtttagatttttcttattttttaaaaaactactggctgaacattttttttatgttaaaaaaaaaaaataacttgtagAGTAGCGTGATCGCTAAAGGTAGTGATGCTATTTGTAATACTGAATGCAATTGGCCACATCCAAGATCAGACGGGAtgctaaaaatacaaaacttatAGGAAGTGATGgtattatatacaaaaaaacattaaagctAGCTTAGTTATCAAAGCAAGCAACAAGGATGTGAaagaatcaaacaaaattatggtaagttttattttctacatGTATAAAACATTCTACAACTAGGAAGTCCAATATTGAGAATGATCAAATGCTATGTAGCATGAATTGTGTGTGAACCTGtgaagaattatataaaaaatatgaaaggaaaTCTATAGCTATTTTTGCTGTGTAAGAACTTTCACGAGGACATTTTCATGATCGATCACCTTGGTGCATTGTTAAAAACCAACCTTCCAAGGAGCAGGGGGCTTCCTTCATTCTACTTCAGACAATAAAGCTACACGTTAGCATTCGCCATTCTTCTGGACGCAAGAAAGAGCCTTCCCCAGAGACATCAGGAGACATCTGAACTAGACCCTGGCAGCATCTGTTTCGGTATCACAACGAGGTGAAAAGTGTACTCTGATTTGTACACAGACAAGAACAGTCTGGTTCGATAGAATCCCTCTTAACAAGCCGTTTCTCACGATTGATCATCAGTTGAATAAGAGGCAGTTTTTGTCCTATTTCCCGCCAAATTTCATTCACAGTTCCATTTGGATCGCTGTATTCAAAATATCGTTTCACCTGAATCGCACATTTCAAATGGCAAGAACTTAAATACAACTAACTGATGTTACACCACAAGTTGTGATCGCTAAAAAACAACTTCAGCACATCAGCTATACGATGAAGGGAAAAATGAACTGAATACAACTGTCAGATTTCAAAAGCTAAAATCCCTTCTATTACACCCACACTCACTCAGCATGCAAATACCGTTCTTATTATGGTCATCTGCGTAACAAAATTGTGTAAGGATCATTTTAATTAGCTGTCCTTGGGCCAGGAAAAAGAAAGTTTAGATTGTACTAGTAATATTCTCTGTCCTCCCGCATCGATTTAATAGAGACAGGAATTCCAAATCcctactttaaataaaaattttcaccttttattcccaagaaaaccaaaaaaaaaaacaatcactgtGACGTCTAAAGAACATCTGCAGTAcaatgaaagaattaaaaagagCGACAAAGAGCACAACACCTTCACCAAAATAGAAGTtttgattataagaaaaatgCAAGTAGAATTTACCTCTCTCATCTCTTTCTGATATTCCAGTATTCTTTCTGTGGATACTGCTCTCAGCAATTTAACTAGATATCCTGGCTTTAGAGACGACTCAGTATCCACAAAAATTGCTATCTTTCTGTAGTCTATGACATCTTCGAATGGTAACTCAATACTATCACTGACTATCAACGGCACACACAAGCTAACAATGGAATCAAAAAGACGGCAAGCTGATGGGGTATCGCCGGCAGGATTCAAACAGAACTTTGAAGTATGCATGCCAAGCGTTGCTGTGCGCCGACTTTCCCTAGATTGTGTCCCATGACTTATTAAAACATCCTCTTCTTTCTCAAGCAATTGAAAAAGCATATCACGAATTTTTCCACCCTGAAAGCGTAAGGGTTGAAACAAAACATAACATCATGAATATCAGTAAAGATGACATgacattttctttcaataaaacaCATCAGCACATGCAAAACTATAATCCCCTTTTCTCATTCTGGGCAATGCCAAGGGTAGTCACATTAAACAAATCTACAGATTAGTATCACCACTTCACATTATTAGTAATGCTAATGCTGATACCAACAGCAACAAAACAATTGGTGAAATACAAGTGCAAATTTCCACACATCTGGACCACAGAGCATAAATATCACTGCACCATACAGCCATAATAATcatatctttaatttcttgatgTCATTGAGATTGTTTAGAAGTGTAGCAGTGGTTACTGTATAGAacgtttttcatttaaaaatatattaaaactatattttttttcattttttaaaaattatttttaacagaaaaaaattaaaaattttcatccTCGTAACAACATTTCTCTGACAAATTTCTACAGCCTTTAAAAACTCAGGTCTTTTCTACACACCCATCAGAGGGggggaaataaaaaagaattcacaATGCCGTCCTTCTTTCAACCAAACAAGAGCATAACCACATAATTTCTCTAACATACGCCAAGAACGTTAGCTATAAATGAATCtgcatataaatatttgatctttCATTTTCTCAAACACAATATAAATATTTCCTTTCAGCAACATCACATAAAGCTTTAAGACAGTCAATAAGCTTACATCTTTCCTGTACCGATTGCCCATGAAAAACAAGAGCGTTTTTCTCTCATCCACACCAATATCACCATTATAAACATTAATCCTATGCGCGTAAGGCACGATGACATCCTTGACTAAGGACCCTTGATCACTTCTAACCCGCCCGAAATCCGACAGCAACAGAACCGCATTCTTGACCCGGTCCAAGACCCGATAAAGGGCATTCGGATCCCCAGCAAAAAGCACATGATCCCTTCCATTATTCCTCCTCCAATACTCCTGCTTCTCTAACCACTCTACCAGCTCGTCTTGCATCTTCTCATCACTATAAACCGGATCCGAAACGGGCACTTTCCCGACCTGAACTGGATTCACTGTCAAACTGAGAGAAGAAAAGACCGGAACATAAAACAAGTCAGCCTCCTCCGGGTCATTTACTTTGACCACAGGTGATCCAACTCGGTCCGATTCGGGTCGGGAAAGATCCGAATACAAGTACCATTCACCCATGTGTTGGTGACCGGGGTAACTCACCTTAGACAAGTTAGAATAGCCACGCGCCAGCCCGTGATTCTCGATGATTCCTGTTGTGAACTTCTTGGGCAGATCGTGCATGAATACCCTAACTTTCCTCTCATTTCCCGTTGCTTTCACGGGAAATTCTTGGAAATTCTCCCTGGAAATCTGCTTGGCGAAGAATGATGTAGTTGTGGCGGAGACACCAGCAGTGGCCGTGGTGGTGAAGTAGCTGAGGAAGGTGTTGAAGGAGACGTAGATGATGAGGACTGTGAAGGCGGATaaaattagggtttgttttaacAGAGAGGATTTTCGCGTCATAATTTGGGGAAATTTGCTGGAATTTGGGGATTTAGGGTTTctggtttttaataatttcgCGATCATTTTTTTGAGCAGTGGTGGAGGAAGGCTAGCTGCTTGCCGGAGTACTGTTACAATGTGCAGCTGATGCGTCGGAAGATGCCACGTCTATCGATGCTTTTGAGAAAATTAAGAGGTAATTTTAGGAGAGGGGAATCAATTTATCGTTGGACACTtggatttagggttttttttttcaatttttttttatcaaatttaatttaattttgtaattttattatctttcaattttttcatacattttcaagtttttttctcgGCCATTCGTCCTGAACCACCAAGATAATTTTTTCTCCTCTAAttactttcatgatttaaataCCATTCCAATGTtgtctcaaaaataaaaaaagaaatatgattgtctttttattttttttcatttaaaaaaaataaaaatttactcgaaaaaaatatttcataaaccgatttattttaagttttatttttattccccCAActgaatacttttttttttgccttttatttatCATAGTACACTAACCAAAATGCTCAAGAAATTCTCTAAGCAAATGTTACAAGAACTCTTTGATCAACTGGTATTATTACATAGCATATCTATACTTTTCCAGGCGACTGCCCCATATACAGAATGGATCATACTGAAACTTGTAAAGATGCAAAAAAAGTTGCAGGGACAGAAGAACCTAGAGAGATAGGTACTCGTCGCTGCATCTGAAGGGCTGCCCAGAAATAACATTAAGTTTATCCACAGGCGCAACTATTCCAGCCAAATGCAATATGCTGGCGTTGTTAATATCTTTATAAGCAGTAATCATGTCCTTGTGTGCTTCAATATCATGAATAAGGTTAGAGACTTTTTCTTTGCGCAGTTATACACTCAACAATTATGAATGCAGCTGCAACGAAGAGTGGCAGTGAAGGGCCTGCGAGTAGCTCTGCAATTTGTGAATCATCCAATAACAGAACCTGTTCCCACAGTAGCTTCACCAGCTCAAGAACTTGTGTGTGCATCAGCTTTTTGTCATAATCTGCCCTGATTCCTGGGACAGTATAAGAAAATAACTCAGAAAATGAACTTGTTAATGTGAACTCAATGAGTTTATCATATACATAGGCAGGGCGGGGGCATGCATGGGTTCGGGTGGGCTATAGCCCaggttaagattttattaatattttttgactatttttatgtaaataaaatttttaatttttaatttttaattgaggtattaaaaaattatgaaaatttacGTGGAGCTTACTAATATGATGCTttaacttgggttaaaatttcagaatttttgaagaaattcagaaatttgataaaaaatcacaatttgaccagttttacgttattgagtgtaattttcaatccgaccatcagattgagctgaaattttaagagGGATCTTAacatatattgaataaaatctggttaaaattttaggatgaacagagtttggtagtgctaacaaaaaaaaagtcaaataaaagcaaaacgactcattaagagtaaaatgattattttccattaaaaaataaaacaaatcaatttttccttccttttatatgttgccgactgggtagaagtagaataaaaaaaaaagcaagagagaaaaataagggaaaaacattaaaaaaaaaatccaagaaaaaaaaaagaaaaagtaagagAATAACATTGTAAACTTACAAGgtccaacttataaaatactaatctaagaaagaatcaagtgaagaaaggaggaattgagagagggacaaaatttaattactttgtttttcagttgacatgagattgttattttatcccggttgagaGGTTGTTATAATATTGATTCAGATTCGagtatagatgaattatattccacaaaatattgaaggatgtaactttaatagtgggtttatttttatttttatttttattttatatacttttaaatttaatttttaatattttgaataatatatttgaatcaaaactttattattaattttaaaaatttatatatataagtaaataatttatttttaaaaaatttatatatttatttaataatttaggatagaaaaaattattggctCCATCCTTATCCATACATAGGCATGGCAATCAGCATAGTACCACTCATTTGTATTGCACGGACAAATTGTCCCACCAGGAgcttgtttgacagtgtggttgcgggtactttttaaataatttttcgtgccaaaatatatgccaataatgtttttttattttttaaaaatcatttttgacatcagcacatcaaaacgatccaaaatgtacaaaccatattaaattttagcaaaaaaaaaattcaaattttttgggaacgcagccgcagccgcagccgcgttcccaaacattaCCTGAGCTGACAGATCATGTCATGATTCAAGAACCCAGATTTCTCATTAATTCCAAACCATGTTTCAATACTATGAAAGTAATTAGTTTGATGATCATTACTGTAACTGGCAAAatctctgaaaatatatattaataagattGGGACTGTAAAAATTTCACTATTTTAGACCTACTCGGTTAAGATTATCTTATTTATCAATGATGCATCATGAATCCCgtatcatatgaaaaaaattaaaaaagatacgCTTAATAATAACATAGAATAAATATAGCAAGTCAATTCAGAAAACTTTTAAAtcattctataattttatttctttttaattaaaactatgccgtttttttttataaaaaaaatcttattttcttgAAAGAACAGAGAACTTTTAAATCCCAAAGGGAAGTGAAAATAAATGGGACAAGAAACAACGAGGAAAGCCGTGAAAAGAAAAACGAAGTCTTTCACGCATGAGAAAACCTCAACGTGGGAAAAGATTTGCAAATctattaatgtattgatattaaaaataatttttaaaataaaaaatatattattttaatatatttcaaaataaaaaatattttaaaaaaacaaacacaattataatttcaaacagttaaaataaaatgaaataaaaagaatcaaacaGTTGGGGCTGTGATAGCATTTGACTTGGTCAACACACGCATATATAAGAAGAGCTGCCATTGCTAATACTCGTAGAACACAGACTTGCAAGCCTGGCGTACAATCTTCGAGGATTGGAGTCCATAAAGCAGTAGTCGTCGCAGGTGGTGAATCGTTCAATCCTTGCAATTAAAGAttattaaagaagaagatgattcgATGGATAAAAAAGAAGCTACGAAATATAAAGGTAACTATCAACCTTcttctttgcattttttatCGCTAGCTTGCAAGATGTATTGTCTGGATTTAACACTAATCTCCGAGCCCTAAAAGATTTTTCCGGGTGCCATGAGTGCCCTGCTGCTGGTAATAACTAATCTTCTATGGAACTTCTGTTTACCCGTTTATAATTCGAAAAATAAggcaaaaggaagaagaagaattcttGCCCctgtgaagaaaataaaattcctcAATTACCCAGTGTCTGATGGcaagaaggaaaaagatgatGCCAgagataaagaaataaaacgCCTTAACTTGAAACTACCTAAGAtgaatgtaatatttatttttattattttaaaatataaattttaaaaaataaaaaaacattattttattatattttcaaataataaattttaaaacaactgTAATCACACTTCtgactttaaaaaaacaggGTATGTAGTTATAACATTTGGTCAAAATTTGCCACTTTGGTTGGGGCTACGGTCTAGGGTATTtgatagtagtttttttttttttttaattctttgaaaGGAATAAGCATTCAAAATAGgaaataaacatatttaaatactaTATTAATTCTTTAGAATTACCAAATAGTATTACTTGGCTCGAAGTTTCTGCTGTCACATCTGTTTGGAAAATAAAGCACATCTTTTTGGACGGATGACTTCACGTTGGTGACTTTGATGCATATGTACCCTTGATCTCTTGCgtattaaagtttaattaattgcCCTGACAATTGTTAATCAGGAGAGGCAGGGGTGATATTATTTCCTGCagtttaaataaatatacatggGTGTgtgaattgtttaaaaaaaaataagaactagtACTATTCAATATGCTTTTCCTTTTATATGCTATAGTTTCTCAATAACAAGACAGTTGCGTTTCTCTATATTTAGATGTCTATTTTTTGTGGGTTGagtttcatatatttatataaatatttattttataattattatttattacataCATTTTTCCATTATGTCACTAGATTTGCTGTTACTGTCCGTCTAGCTAGGTTGTGGCACGGCAAAACAGGTCTGATGGTTCTTATGAAGAGCGCAGTAAAGTTTCAATAGAAAGGAATCCAATTGAGGATTTGTTGGTTGGAGGCGAGAGCGAAATGAGTAGCCTTGTGGACGAGAGCGAAATGAGTAGCCTTGTGGACGGTGAAACTTCAAAAAATGACGGAATTCGGAGTTATCAGAAGGTCATGAAAGCTTTAAGAGATGAGGAAATTCAGAGGCATCTGAAGGCCATGAAAACTTCAGAAAAAGATGAGGAAATCAAACTTCTAAAACACCAGCTCTATGAGAAAGATGAGGAAATTCGGAGGCATCAGAAGGCCATGAAAACTATATGTTCTGATTTAAAATTTGCACTCGAAGCTGCTGAAGAACTGAGACAGCAGGAAAACCCATGGCTAAACGAGAATATCACTGGTTTTATGTTTTACAATTTAGAAAATGCACATGCAACTGCGCAATTTGGCGAACGCAATCAGCCCTATTCATGGCGGGGAAACTGGGACCTTGTTGGAGCAGTAATGTCCTAAACATAATTGTGAAACTGAAAATTCTTCGGATACGAATTACCAAGTTATTTTCATGGTTCATCCAATAAATTAatggataattattttttctttttcatatataaGACCTTGTAGCTCATAATCAATTATTAGACAGTCACacattagttttaaaaatgagAGCAACTTTGGCCTTTTTCTAGTAACGAGGTGTTTTTTAAgctcttatatatattttaaataaaggatttgaagtttgaaccatgaattattatttttttgaattaacgtgggtgttttGATCAGTTTGtgcgtacctcaactaattctataattcctgaagttaacgatcattaAGTCTCCAGTGATCTGAAGTTTGTGAGATTCaaactgataattttttaaaaacaaatttataatttgaaaacttAAGCTATACCCTTATCATAATTCAGGATTTGAACCCATGATTTCTTATAAGTACAGGGAGCTCACTTCCATTAAATTAGAGAgttattgattattattattattggatcGTTGGCATCTCATTTTTATCATGATTATTTAAATAGTGAAATAGATATATTTGTTAAGtcgaaatattaattttcatacATTATTTATGAAAGTCTTTCAGGTTAACGTTAATATAATTCCCAGGTTATTTTGGCAGTTCATCCAATTTTATAATTGGTTAATTAGCATCTCATCTTATTTCTCataatcattaaattaacttatgaaatagatattttacaagtcaaaatattaattttgatatatatatatatatattactgcataaatctctctctttctgtttaagttttttttttaatttcctaaatcttatttaataacCATATATTCTTACAATGTCAAATTCCACTCAAAAAGATTTAATGAGTATTTAAcaaacaattttattaattgtCATATATTCTTTATAACATATCCATAAAAAAGAtgaggaaaaacaaatttgtgTGTTAGCAATTTGTATTTAATCTTTCTTAAGCTCCTTTTTTAGGATAACAATTTGTAATTTCGATGTTACCCAGCATAGTAAATAGTTAAATAATTACGGGCTTAGCGATAGTAGTTAATGGGATGATGGGTGTTGTATTGTAGGTTAATTTTctgtgaattaaattttatttatccttgTCAATTCTTTTAGCACGTTCCAAAAATTCAAACCtctaacctaatttttttttttccttttatttccgCCATGACATCCATTGAAGTACCATGTTTCTCCCTCTCAGGACAGGTCAACAT
This window contains:
- the LOC7453987 gene encoding sulfiredoxin, chloroplastic/mitochondrial isoform X1, with product MANFVLRLPATSFRGFSISASSNGAVPGTSTRAQNGGPVILELPLDKIRRPLMRTRANDPNKVKELMDSIKEIGLQVPIDVLEVDGVYYGFSGCHRYEAHQRLGLPTIRCKIRRGTKETLRHHLR
- the LOC7453987 gene encoding sulfiredoxin, chloroplastic/mitochondrial isoform X2; translated protein: MANFVLRLPATSFRGFSISASSNGAVPGTSTRAQNGGPVILELPLDKIRRPLMRTRANDPNKVKELMDSIKEIGLQVPDSRVAIVMKLTSALGSPQFVAKFDAEQKKL
- the LOC7482204 gene encoding probable arabinosyltransferase ARAD1; protein product: MIAKLLKTRNPKSPNSSKFPQIMTRKSSLLKQTLILSAFTVLIIYVSFNTFLSYFTTTATAGVSATTTSFFAKQISRENFQEFPVKATGNERKVRVFMHDLPKKFTTGIIENHGLARGYSNLSKVSYPGHQHMGEWYLYSDLSRPESDRVGSPVVKVNDPEEADLFYVPVFSSLSLTVNPVQVGKVPVSDPVYSDEKMQDELVEWLEKQEYWRRNNGRDHVLFAGDPNALYRVLDRVKNAVLLLSDFGRVRSDQGSLVKDVIVPYAHRINVYNGDIGVDERKTLLFFMGNRYRKDGGKIRDMLFQLLEKEEDVLISHGTQSRESRRTATLGMHTSKFCLNPAGDTPSACRLFDSIVSLCVPLIVSDSIELPFEDVIDYRKIAIFVDTESSLKPGYLVKLLRAVSTERILEYQKEMREVKRYFEYSDPNGTVNEIWREIGQKLPLIQLMINREKRLVKRDSIEPDCSCLCTNQSTLFTSL
- the LOC18109991 gene encoding uncharacterized protein LOC18109991 isoform X1, translated to MIRWIKKKLRNIKVVARQNRSDGSYEERSKVSIERNPIEDLLVGGESEMSSLVDESEMSSLVDGETSKNDGIRSYQKVMKALRDEEIQRHLKAMKTSEKDEEIKLLKHQLYEKDEEIRRHQKAMKTICSDLKFALEAAEELRQQENPWLNENITGFMFYNLENAHATAQFGERNQPYSWRGNWDLVGAVMS